Below is a genomic region from Primulina eburnea isolate SZY01 chromosome 9, ASM2296580v1, whole genome shotgun sequence.
TCAATGATTTATACAAGAGTATTAACAATTTCCAAGAGCAAGGAAGTCCGTGTCCATGAGCAAACCATCATGGCTCGACGGATGCAAACTCTGGCGGGAATTTCCTATTAATTTATTTACAGAAGGCTGGTTATCTGATCTCCCTTGTCACCTATCAAGGGAGTTCTCATTACTCTCCCTCTCTTTCTCGGGACGCTCTTCGTCAAGTGTATAAGTATGATAACCAGCAGGGGTGGACAATTGACCGGATCCACTACGGCCCACCGATCTCTCGATGTGATCAATATTTGCAATCAAAGATATTGGTCTTTCGGGTATTGAAGGTACCGGAACATCCATGTCCAGCATCTTAACGACCTGGTCCATTGTCGGCCTGGCATACAACTGAGGGTGTGAACAAAGAACAGCCACTAAAACATAATTCTCTATTATCTCTGGAGGGCCCAAATCGGGCATATTCTCTTCGGCAACGGACATTGCTCTCCCTTTTCTAACCAAGGACCAGGCCCAATCAGATAAAAGGGTAGGTTGTCCATCATTGAACGCCATGAGTGCTTTTTTCCCGCTTATCAATTCAAGAAGTACAACTCCAAAGCTATAAACATCGCTCCTCTCCGTCAACTGTCCATATAATGCATACTCGGGTGCCACGTATCCCATTGTACCTGCGACTCTGGTACTCAAGTGAGTCATTCCCTCTGGAGTAAACTTCGCCAATCCAAAGTCCGCAACCTTGGGCTCGAACTTCTCATCCAAGAGTATGTTACTAGCTTTGATGTCCCTGTGAATAATAGCAGGCTGTGCTCCATAATGCAAATAGGCCAAGCCCCTAGCTGTACCGAGCGCAATCTTCTGGCGTATAGGCCAACTCAACTTCTTGTCCGATAATGAAAACAAATGATCATGAACGCTCCCGTTTTTCATCAAATCACATACAATTATTCTTTGGTGCCCTTCCATTGGAGTCGTGGCAGTACAGTACCCTCTCAAAGCCACCAAATTTACATGCCTGACACTAGCGATGACTTCTACCTCGTGCGTAAAATTTGAATCTCCAGCAGCGGAGCAATTCTTGAACCTCTTCAATGCCACTTCAGCACCATCTGGTAATACACCTTTATAAACATTTCCATAGCCACCTTTCCCAACTATATTTTGCCTAGAGAAATTGTTAGTTGCGGCCTTAATTTCATCAAATGTAAACCTAATCAAATTAGTGCTCGCACTGATGGAATCTAATCCAAAACGCACATCACCAGAATTTCTCATGTTCTTCCACTTTTGCCTCAAATCTCTTGCCTTTTTCCTCCTCAACCACCAAAACCCAGAAAAACCAAGAATCAATACGAGTCCACAAACCGCCGCCACAACAGAAATCACGATCACTCTCGTCCTACCACTCGAATTAGAAGATGTAAAGTCGAGattaaacaaacactttgccGTACCTTGGTCACTAGGCCCAAACTGATTCGCAAAAGCTGCGGCGTAGATAAAAGGATATGCCGTGCAATCGGAGACATTCCCATCCGTAGGTCCTGAGAGATAAGATGCCTGAAGGCTAGAAAGCGCGGTGGTGCACGTAGCGCAAGGGGAGTTGTTGAGCAGCGATTGATTACACGCCGTAACTACGTCCTTCAGCGCGGCTTGCGGGACCACAGACTCAAACGCAACGCGGCTGGTGATGTTCATGCATCCGCGAGCGATCCACGTCGTTTGAAAGCCGCAGCGCTGGCGGATATTGAAATTGGGCATATAGTCATTGACCAGCGACTCGTACGAGTCCCAGCACGACTCGGCCGAATCGAGGGGCGGGAGGAACGAATTGCTGCGACGGAGATACTCTGACTGGACGAGTCGGAGCCCTTGCAGGATATACTGGCACTCAGCGCCGGAATCGACGCTCAGCAGCTTATCGCCCTGCGCCAGGCGCCTCAGCACACCGAAATCCATGGGACATGCAGTCGAAGCACTGGCGCTTTGCTGGAGGGCCCGTTTAGCAGACACAGTAGTGATGAATAGCTGTAAAATCAACACCAAAACACAACAAATCAAACGACCCATCTGGGTTTGGGGAGATCAATTAGgtgaggaaaaaaaatttactttgaCGCGTTCGGGAGAAGGCGGCGAAGAATCGCATTTGTGGGTTGAATAAGGTGAAGTTGTAGTGGTGGGACTGATGTTGATGTGGGAGGAAAATTGAAATGGAGCTCATTTGGAGAAGCCAAAATGGAGATCTGCGTTGGATTGTTGGTGGGTGGACGAAACCAGGTAGTAGTTTCTCAGAAATGATAGATATTACTACTGAAAGAATCGAAACACGTTGTTCCTTTTTATTTTCGAAACTACTTTTATTATTTACACCTATTGCGCAAACAGTGATGACTCGAGTTTTGACCGTGCTTTAGTCGAGTAACTCACGACACATTTGCATTTCGGCAAAAATTTatgttagacggtctcacgggtcgtattttgtgagacggatctttatttagATAATCCACGAAAaagtattgttttttatgctaagagtattactttttattgtgaatacgagcatgattgacccgtctcacagattgagatccgtgagacggtctcacataaaacCTACTATTGCATTTTTTGTTTGATTGAGTTCCAGTACCTTGAGTTTGTAATTGAGTCGACTTTGAGTGTATGATGAGTCTTTTGAAGTAGCTTGAAATTATTGATTTGCCAATTTATTCAAGAACATGTCTCTTGTTAGATTGTTTTACGGATATATATTCGTGAGACATATCGATccgatatataaatataatgaaaatcaatattttttttgtataaaaaatagtttttttattAGTCGGATCTGGTCGAAGATTCATTTCACAAAAATAAGTCATGAAACGATCTCTCAAGAGTTTTAtgttcataaaataaacaaattttgaagatatatttattttgtgtttactaaatataaacaaatatttgaagaaaaatacaaatattaaatgattattatacCAATAAAATGTGGTAACCTTTAATTTTCTATCATTTTAAAACCAATTCACTCAAATACGGAAAAATAACAAATAAGAtgcatttttttaaatgaaatactTAACGATATTAAATGATTACAATAGTatcttaaatataaaaaaaaatgaaaataagatataaacaaagatgaaataataaaaataacaccaTTTGTATTACTAAAACCACCCATTGGTTTTGTTGCGTAGGTTCTGTTCATTTAGCAgatattttgattatatatacAGTAAGAAAATGTGTTTTTAATGACAATTATTTACCCAGCATCTTTTATATTGTCTACACAGACAATGAAAAATGTGATATTATATTTCATCAATGACGTGACAATTTATGTGGGAGAGTATGTAAAGTGAAGCATATAACataaatttaattatgtttGGTTCAATAATAATCCTGCAGACAGTATAGTCATCTATGTAACAACATAATAGTTGTGTCATGAAATCCATCACTCTACTTGAGAAACCTCAATGCAAACTAAGGATAATTTTTAGAAATATACCTTCTAAATTTGTTTCTatagaaaattttcaaaatatcaaaTTCTAGGAAGACCAAAACTTGGTCATGATGATTAATAGATTGACTTAACCTTGAATCCATTTGATAGTGGTGGAGCAGATGTTCTATAAGTCAACTGTTGGTTgaggaatttattgactcagttgtaattAACAGTCTtcgttttaatataatttacatttCATGGTTTCGTTTTGCTTTATCTTCGTACCCATACAATCGGCatagataaaaatatttattatattttaatacaaataaatcgTAATTCGATCTTGAAactgaaactcatttgtaaatactgtatattctaaattcgttactagtcgattcagcgccctaaaaacaaggataaaggtcgcttgagcttgagactagcatatgtgatgttgtgtatcaTGTTTCATCGTAAggacatggagatgtccaatTATGCAGATAGGTAATCATGTAATAAttgtaccgaacaaccctccctcgaacTTTCCAAATAGTTGTAATTCATGAGAAgaaaagtatgtggtttagtctTTACGACCCGGGATAACATTGAGTCTCTACATACTAGAATTGTACTTTCACTCGTTTACCGACTTGACGAGGGTAACAAAATGGTGAGGTTGGGTGCAATTGAGACACGTGTAAGAGCCAGAATATTGTAGTCGGAAATTCACCGCATCGATATCTTACGTGATCTAATAGTAAtgcatgaaatctctggccataGTGTAAGATGTACATTAGGACAAGGGTTCTCTAGTTATGCATGTGATGACACTATGAATATTTCTTCATTGTATCACATAGCTATCGAATCTAATATGCAACCAttgatgaaccaatggttgcagattcgatcgggatatatgatatgaatggGACGTACTGTACATTAATCATAAGCGATTGGTTCTTACAGGAACTATCAGTGATACATAGAGAATCATAAGATGATACtattagacgctcttaccaGGATTCGATGGGTTTGATCAGaaaatgatttatgacattctcatgatcaaatgttggtGCATGGAATAAGacaaattagggtaagcccgaataaagtaaaatttcataaatcataataagtTGTGAACTCacgactagctgtatccctaAACCAATGAGGGTTACACAAGCACTGGATTATTTGTTCCCATTGAGACAATAAATTAAAGAAGTtgaattatataaaattatgatatagtaaattaaaGGAATAGAActtatgaaaattaaaatttggataAATTAAATTCGAcgagttgattttatgaaaatcgagagtttaaaatattaaactcaaagattgagtttattaaatattaaattaaatataatagaaattatgTATAATAGGCTTGTAGAATTACAAGTCCaacatgataaataattaaagtttttaatgaattttaatataataattaattaaaatagatGGACTATTCAAATTAATTAACTAAGctcattaaatttaattaaataacctAAAACTATAATTAAGAAAATAAGGTTAATGGTTCAATActacaagtcaaataattttttaatctcAAACGATAAAAATATCTTCTAAATTTTttagtgcaatttagaagaggaGCAAACTTTCTAGTCATGGACTTGATTGGAGAAAGAAGATTTCAAGAAGATCATTCGTAGGGAATAGTACGAGAGCTATTTCCGCCAATCTCGGAATAATTGGTGCCAAGTGATTATCTCACTAAAAGTATATTCATAAACACTCTATGAATGTGTAATTTTGTTTAAACCATATGATTATCCAAAGACATTATTTGAAcgtcaaattaaaaattttaaaacttttgttGTGTTTTGGACACGAGAAAATCGATTCCCCAATAGTGGTATCAGAGTCTGGTTCTCTATATCGTATGATTTAATTTCACGTTGAGTAATTattttctaaccacacaagataatttttcagaaaattgatgcaccattagaattttgattttaatcagaaaacaaaaaaaaatttcagaacTGCCAGAAACTGTTCCGAACAGTCATCGTACGCGCATCACACGCGCGATGTGCAGCGCGGCCGCCTACACGGACTTGTGAGCGCACAGCGTGTCTGACAATGCCCGATCTGATCGGACAACACGAGCATGGGCCCAGGAACGTCTCAGGCACTGTGTTGGGTCATGTGCTTGAATTGTTCGGGTCTAGAGAggattttctttttttaaattaattttcttataaaataaataattagaatatgattttaattatttatagtaaaactAAATTTTACGAAAAAacaattattattgaataaattgaaaattaaataaaagatatttatttaatttattaacttctttaataattgtggtggttagtaataaaagtactattttttttatttaatcaattaattaatttgtttaattaattgatgttaatatgttatattaaatgcatgaaggatgattgAGAACCTTGACCAATGTgataggtgtatgttaggatattttactgttttattcattttgatattattaCAGTAGGTCTAGTTATGGCTCATTCTCACcacatgagatgtatcccttatgtgtcaTTCATATTCAcatttaattattagaaatagtgcgAGATCAaaactggaagatggtgggtcCGATGCACAAGATgaaaacaagtaaaatattagaaactcttgtaataagttgcatttACATCcttgcattcacctaggttatGGGCCTAGATCCATGTCTGGCTCACATGGTGTTGgtaatcgatcatccttattaatttttgttgttgaatgtcatattatgatatatatgcgatatataatagtatatgtattattaaataatatagttgcatgaatatgacaaacatacaaactcgtgacacgtgattttaaattaaaatgatgagacaattttaaattttaaaatcacccatttgaataagattcaaaatttatatcaaacagtaaaaaaaaaattacaattgtttaatttattattgtcTTCCATTAACCATGGTTCTGTGATGAATGCTACGCACGATCAGTGTCTGGGTCATATCATTGGCGAAGTCTGGACGCCCAATAGTTGTGACTTCCACCGatcatatgatgtgaattgaatataactcccatgacttcggctcatattattgagggaattCATGGCGATCGTCCATtataattcaatattgatgggtcggtttgacacgtaaaaataaatggcgtcatattattggtgAAACGTCTCTAactcctttttctttaaaatgtactggaaattatttttcctttttaaaacCATAAGGCCGAACCATACATATATATGTAGCATAAACGTCAAAACTCCTCTCAACCACTCTTACTTCcaaaaatcatcaaaatctttaaataaATGTAAAATCATAACTGTGCGAAAAACTAACAATGcataggtcctcgggttattGCACCATCCACCTAGCCAGTTCAGTCATTCAACCCTCCTGTCTCAACATCAAAATCCTCACTTGCATCAGTCACAACTAGTGAGTTGTTGACTCTTAACCATAGAAACAAGTAGGCATATTGTTGCGaattttcactaccgcaagtgtacggtatcaagttttagtactggtttgagtacagatatcgatccacgaagagtaattatttaaaattgtatattaattaccataattgacatagctcaactttatttagacaaatcaAATGGTTGTTttataatcaattcagataaaataACAATTCTTGTTATTTTAGCACGCAATCGAATTT
It encodes:
- the LOC140841383 gene encoding probable LRR receptor-like serine/threonine-protein kinase RKF3; translated protein: MGRLICCVLVLILQLFITTVSAKRALQQSASASTACPMDFGVLRRLAQGDKLLSVDSGAECQYILQGLRLVQSEYLRRSNSFLPPLDSAESCWDSYESLVNDYMPNFNIRQRCGFQTTWIARGCMNITSRVAFESVVPQAALKDVVTACNQSLLNNSPCATCTTALSSLQASYLSGPTDGNVSDCTAYPFIYAAAFANQFGPSDQGTAKCLFNLDFTSSNSSGRTRVIVISVVAAVCGLVLILGFSGFWWLRRKKARDLRQKWKNMRNSGDVRFGLDSISASTNLIRFTFDEIKAATNNFSRQNIVGKGGYGNVYKGVLPDGAEVALKRFKNCSAAGDSNFTHEVEVIASVRHVNLVALRGYCTATTPMEGHQRIIVCDLMKNGSVHDHLFSLSDKKLSWPIRQKIALGTARGLAYLHYGAQPAIIHRDIKASNILLDEKFEPKVADFGLAKFTPEGMTHLSTRVAGTMGYVAPEYALYGQLTERSDVYSFGVVLLELISGKKALMAFNDGQPTLLSDWAWSLVRKGRAMSVAEENMPDLGPPEIIENYVLVAVLCSHPQLYARPTMDQVVKMLDMDVPVPSIPERPISLIANIDHIERSVGRSGSGQLSTPAGYHTYTLDEERPEKERESNENSLDR